The proteins below are encoded in one region of Rhizobacter sp.:
- a CDS encoding MCP four helix bundle domain-containing protein, with product MNWFSRLKLAHKLSITFLVCSVLTAAVGVYGLTRMSVLGDMLGYTYDNNVVCLQQIGEAQMRLSAHARAYVRLLSMKKVEDMKSTTDRAKSHLDKFNKSIQEYRATTLSAKEAALQKELDAQLPVYLGYMDKVAALAAAGKIDEGVELSNGAARKATDDMEKIMDRVVEELGAQAKASNEQGAATLAQAKLITTTVVVVSVLLAIGLGLFVTRLITRQLGGEPDYAARLLTQVAHGDLSVQVETRASDDSSMLFAVKQMVGRLQQVISGQRQVVEAANRGNFDARVDLNGLEGFQKEMGEGLNQLVTTTGQSIDDVVRVMGAMSEGDLTQTIDKDYDGAFGQMKEFVNNTVGKLSQVVQEVNSSAESLAGASEEVSATAQSLSQASSEQAAGVEETSASIEQMTASISQNTDNAKVTDGMATKAAAEAAEGGEAVKSTVVAMKQIAQKIGIIDDIAYQTNLLALNAAIEAARAGEHGKGFAVVAAEVRKLAERSQVAAQEIGDVASSSVELAEKAGRLLDQMVPNIKKTSDLVQEITAASEEQSSGVSQINAAVGQLSQTTQHNASSSEELAATAEEMSGQAEQLQQTMSFFKVSSGAVRVAARPLAAPVAAPAQRRVKAPVRSREPKGASALAMAEVDEAHFAKF from the coding sequence ATGAACTGGTTCTCTCGTCTCAAACTGGCACACAAGCTGTCGATCACCTTCCTCGTCTGCTCGGTGCTGACCGCGGCGGTGGGCGTGTACGGCCTCACCCGCATGAGCGTGCTGGGTGACATGCTGGGCTACACCTACGACAACAACGTGGTGTGCCTGCAGCAGATCGGCGAGGCGCAGATGCGCCTGTCGGCGCATGCGCGGGCCTATGTGCGCCTGCTGTCGATGAAGAAGGTGGAAGACATGAAGTCCACCACCGACCGGGCCAAGAGCCACCTGGACAAGTTCAACAAGTCCATCCAGGAGTACCGCGCCACCACGCTCAGCGCCAAGGAAGCTGCGCTGCAGAAGGAGCTGGATGCGCAGCTGCCCGTCTACCTCGGCTACATGGACAAGGTGGCCGCGCTCGCCGCGGCCGGCAAGATCGACGAGGGCGTGGAGCTGTCCAACGGTGCGGCCCGCAAGGCCACCGACGACATGGAAAAGATCATGGACCGCGTGGTCGAGGAGCTCGGCGCGCAGGCCAAGGCCTCGAACGAACAAGGTGCGGCGACCCTCGCGCAGGCCAAGCTCATCACCACCACGGTGGTGGTGGTCTCGGTGCTGCTGGCCATCGGCCTCGGCCTCTTCGTCACGCGCCTCATCACCCGCCAGCTCGGCGGCGAGCCCGACTACGCGGCCCGGCTGCTCACGCAGGTCGCCCACGGCGACCTCTCGGTGCAGGTGGAGACGCGTGCCAGCGACGACAGCAGCATGCTCTTCGCCGTCAAGCAGATGGTGGGGCGCCTGCAGCAGGTGATCTCCGGCCAGCGCCAGGTGGTCGAGGCCGCCAACCGCGGCAACTTCGATGCGCGCGTCGACCTGAACGGCCTGGAAGGTTTCCAGAAGGAAATGGGCGAAGGCCTGAACCAGCTGGTGACGACCACCGGCCAGAGCATCGACGACGTGGTGCGCGTGATGGGCGCGATGTCGGAAGGCGACCTCACGCAGACCATCGACAAGGACTATGACGGCGCCTTCGGCCAGATGAAGGAGTTCGTCAACAACACCGTGGGCAAGCTCTCGCAGGTGGTGCAGGAAGTCAACAGCAGCGCCGAGTCGCTGGCCGGGGCGTCGGAAGAGGTGAGCGCCACCGCGCAGTCGCTGTCGCAAGCCAGCAGCGAGCAGGCGGCGGGGGTGGAAGAGACGAGCGCGTCGATCGAGCAGATGACGGCCTCGATCTCGCAGAACACCGACAACGCCAAGGTCACCGACGGCATGGCCACCAAGGCCGCGGCCGAAGCGGCCGAGGGCGGCGAGGCGGTGAAGTCGACGGTGGTCGCGATGAAGCAGATCGCGCAGAAGATCGGGATCATCGACGACATCGCCTACCAGACGAACCTCCTGGCGCTCAACGCCGCGATCGAAGCGGCACGGGCGGGCGAGCACGGCAAGGGCTTCGCGGTGGTGGCGGCCGAAGTGCGCAAGCTCGCCGAGCGCAGCCAGGTCGCCGCGCAGGAGATCGGCGACGTGGCCAGCTCCAGCGTGGAACTGGCCGAGAAGGCCGGCCGCCTGCTCGACCAGATGGTGCCCAACATCAAGAAGACGAGCGACCTGGTGCAGGAGATCACCGCCGCCTCGGAAGAGCAGTCGTCGGGTGTCTCGCAGATCAACGCGGCGGTCGGCCAGCTGAGCCAGACCACGCAGCACAACGCCAGCAGCTCCGAGGAGCTGGCCGCCACCGCCGAAGAGATGAGCGGCCAGGCCGAGCAGCTGCAGCAGACGATGTCGTTCTTCAAGGTGTCGTCGGGTGCGGTGCGGGTTGCGGCCCGGCCGCTGGCCGCGCCGGTGGCGGCTCCCGCGCAGCGCCGCGTGAAGGCGCCGGTGCGCAGCCGCGAGCCCAAGGGCGCCAGCGCGCTCGCGATGGCCGAAGTCGACGAAGCCCATTTCGCCAAGTTCTGA
- a CDS encoding purine-binding chemotaxis protein CheW — translation MNAMVEVEAQAVAAAARKAAEAGQYLTFVLGGEAYAIGILAIKEIIEYHELTEVPMMPACVRGVINLRGAVVPVVDLQARFGRKTGEVTKRTCIVIVEVAAQGERQVIGVVVDAVSEVLDIEASAIEPAPSFGAGIRTDFIQGMGKVRGKFVILLDVDRVLSLNDLSAMSGALGTPND, via the coding sequence ATGAATGCAATGGTGGAAGTCGAAGCCCAGGCGGTGGCCGCCGCGGCCCGCAAGGCCGCCGAGGCGGGCCAGTACCTGACCTTCGTGCTCGGAGGCGAGGCCTATGCCATCGGCATCCTCGCGATCAAGGAAATCATCGAGTACCACGAGCTGACCGAGGTGCCGATGATGCCGGCCTGCGTGCGCGGCGTGATCAACCTGCGCGGCGCGGTGGTGCCGGTGGTCGACCTGCAGGCGCGCTTCGGGCGCAAGACGGGCGAAGTGACCAAGCGCACCTGCATCGTGATCGTGGAAGTGGCTGCGCAAGGCGAGCGCCAGGTGATCGGCGTCGTGGTCGACGCGGTGAGCGAAGTGCTCGACATCGAGGCCTCGGCCATCGAGCCGGCCCCGAGCTTCGGCGCGGGCATCCGCACCGACTTCATCCAAGGCATGGGCAAGGTGCGCGGCAAGTTCGTGATCCTGCTCGACGTGGACCGCGTGCTGTCGTTGAACGACCTCAGCGCCATGTCCGGTGCCCTCGGCACCCCCAACGACTGA
- a CDS encoding MCP four helix bundle domain-containing protein: protein MFSNLKIGVRLIAGFVLVASISAVVGAIGINNTGRMNDMAEDMYSRELMGLSYIQEANVKLIYIGRARANYLLATSQAERDKHLESINKNTVSMKEQIEKAKPLFVTDRAKEIFAAFSTLSAEYEREMQRALSMAATRKLADRDEALSQSLEVVREKANRLDEMLDELVSQKQARAKKASEETEALYRSSRQLMLAAIGGGVLLGIVLGWAISRSVSRPLARAVDAANRLAEGDLSVTVESTSRDETGQLLNAMQNMIAKLSGVVNEVKSSAEALAGAAEEVSATAQSLSQASSEQAAGVEETSASIEQMTASISQNTDNAKVTDGMATKASAEASEGGEAVKATVSAMKQIAQKIGIIDDIAYQTNLLALNAAIEAARAGEHGKGFAVVAAEVRKLAERSQVAAQEIGDVAGSSVELAEKAGRLLDQMVPNIKKTSDLVQEITAASEEQSSGVAQINSAVGQLSQTTQQNASSSEELSATAEEMSSQAEQLQQTMAFFKLAGHGVPAASAPTPPARRKPTRPSRETRSASDRGLALGGLGMAAVAVDESQFAKF, encoded by the coding sequence ATGTTTTCCAACCTCAAGATCGGCGTGCGGCTGATTGCGGGCTTCGTGCTCGTGGCCAGCATCAGCGCCGTGGTGGGTGCCATCGGCATCAACAACACCGGCCGCATGAACGACATGGCCGAAGACATGTACAGCCGCGAGCTGATGGGCCTGTCGTACATCCAGGAAGCCAACGTCAAGCTGATCTACATCGGCCGTGCGCGCGCCAACTACCTGCTGGCCACGAGCCAGGCCGAGCGTGACAAGCACCTCGAGTCGATCAACAAGAACACCGTCTCGATGAAGGAGCAGATCGAGAAGGCCAAGCCGCTCTTCGTCACCGACCGTGCGAAGGAGATCTTCGCCGCCTTCTCGACGCTCTCGGCCGAGTACGAGCGCGAGATGCAGCGTGCGCTCTCGATGGCCGCCACGCGCAAGCTGGCCGACCGCGACGAAGCGCTGAGCCAGTCGCTGGAGGTGGTGCGCGAGAAGGCCAACCGGCTCGACGAGATGCTCGACGAGCTGGTGTCGCAGAAGCAGGCGCGCGCCAAGAAGGCGTCGGAAGAAACCGAGGCCCTGTACCGCAGCAGCCGCCAGCTGATGCTGGCCGCGATCGGCGGCGGTGTGCTGCTGGGCATCGTGCTCGGCTGGGCCATCAGCCGCAGCGTGAGCCGCCCGCTGGCCCGCGCGGTCGATGCGGCCAACCGCCTGGCCGAAGGCGACCTGTCGGTCACGGTCGAGTCGACCAGCCGCGACGAGACCGGCCAGCTCCTCAACGCGATGCAGAACATGATCGCCAAGCTCTCGGGCGTGGTGAATGAAGTCAAGAGCAGCGCCGAGGCGCTGGCAGGGGCCGCCGAAGAGGTGAGCGCCACCGCGCAATCGCTGTCGCAAGCGAGCAGCGAGCAGGCGGCGGGGGTGGAAGAGACGAGCGCCTCCATCGAGCAGATGACGGCCTCGATCTCGCAGAACACCGACAACGCCAAGGTCACCGACGGCATGGCCACCAAGGCCTCGGCCGAAGCCAGCGAAGGCGGCGAAGCGGTGAAGGCGACGGTGAGCGCGATGAAGCAGATCGCCCAGAAGATCGGGATCATCGACGACATCGCCTACCAGACGAACCTCCTGGCGCTCAACGCCGCGATCGAGGCGGCCCGTGCCGGCGAGCACGGCAAGGGCTTTGCGGTGGTGGCGGCCGAAGTGCGCAAGCTGGCCGAGCGCAGCCAGGTCGCCGCCCAGGAGATCGGCGACGTGGCCGGGTCGAGCGTGGAGCTGGCCGAGAAGGCCGGCCGCCTGCTCGACCAGATGGTGCCCAACATCAAGAAGACGAGCGACCTGGTGCAGGAGATCACCGCCGCCTCGGAAGAGCAGAGCTCCGGTGTCGCCCAGATCAATTCAGCGGTCGGCCAGCTGAGCCAGACCACGCAGCAAAACGCCAGCAGCTCCGAAGAACTCTCGGCCACCGCCGAAGAGATGAGCAGCCAGGCCGAGCAGCTGCAGCAGACCATGGCCTTCTTCAAGCTCGCCGGCCACGGGGTGCCGGCCGCGTCTGCGCCCACCCCGCCTGCCCGCCGCAAGCCCACGCGCCCCTCGCGTGAGACCCGGTCCGCCTCGGACCGCGGCCTCGCGCTCGGCGGCCTCGGCATGGCCGCCGTGGCGGTCGATGAATCCCAATTCGCGAAGTTCTAA
- a CDS encoding chemotaxis protein CheA, translating to MDMNDALQTFFAESRELLDDMEAALLGLHQSEDPAETVNAIFRAAHTIKGSAGLFGLDPLVAFTHVAESVLDEVRDGRVEIGEALVSLLLACADHLRSLVDAAEADPVNADAALIARGEPLLVQLRTYLAPRHEVAEVEVPVERLAPAQAEGDDAWHISLRFGPDVLRNGMDPLSFLRYLGTLGTIVGIVTLPEALPAADEMDPESCYLGFEIALRSKADKATIESVFDFVLDDCKLLIVPPRSRIEEYIAVLKQMPDEGVRLGEMLVNAGTVTAHELEAALQRQADARTAAAVLEPTAATPLLGDMLVQQGSAPATVVEAALDKQKRARDSKAQEGQSIRIDADKLDRLINLVGELIIASAGANLIARATRNVELQEAHSVLGNLVEEVRDSALQLRMVKIGGTFSRFQRVVHDVSRELGKDIQLLVSGEDTELDKTVVEKIGDPLTHLVRNSMDHGIESPELRAQRGKPARGTVKLNAYHDSGSIVIEVSDDGGGLNRDRILAKAVERGLVEAGKTLSDAEIYDLVFEPGFSTAEKVTNLSGRGVGMDVVKRNITALRGSVSIGSELGQGTTVTVRLPLTLAIINGFQIGVGRAVFVVPLDVVEECVEFKDDGGQHDYVDLRGQVLPFIRMREFFGVGGPRSARPNIVVVKHAGLKFGLVVDTLLGEAQTVIKPLSKMFGQVRGISGSSILGSGDVALILDVPALAQHASPPARASASAQITAASAD from the coding sequence ATGGACATGAACGACGCTCTGCAGACCTTCTTTGCAGAGAGCCGGGAGCTGCTCGACGACATGGAGGCCGCGCTGCTGGGCCTGCACCAGAGCGAGGACCCCGCCGAGACCGTCAACGCGATCTTCCGCGCGGCCCACACCATCAAGGGCTCGGCCGGCCTCTTCGGGCTCGACCCGCTGGTGGCCTTCACCCACGTGGCCGAGAGCGTGCTCGACGAAGTGCGCGACGGGCGCGTCGAGATCGGCGAGGCGCTGGTCTCGCTGCTGCTGGCGTGCGCCGACCACCTGCGCTCGCTCGTCGATGCAGCCGAGGCCGACCCCGTGAATGCCGACGCCGCCCTCATCGCCCGCGGCGAGCCGCTGCTCGTGCAGCTGCGCACCTACCTCGCGCCCCGGCATGAAGTGGCCGAGGTTGAAGTGCCGGTCGAGCGCCTCGCGCCCGCGCAGGCCGAAGGCGACGACGCCTGGCACATCTCGCTGCGCTTCGGCCCCGACGTGCTGCGCAACGGCATGGACCCGCTGTCCTTCCTGCGCTACCTGGGCACGCTCGGCACCATCGTCGGCATCGTGACGCTGCCCGAAGCGCTGCCCGCGGCCGACGAGATGGACCCCGAGTCCTGCTACCTCGGCTTCGAGATCGCGCTGCGCAGCAAGGCCGACAAGGCCACGATCGAGAGCGTCTTCGACTTCGTGCTCGACGACTGCAAGCTCCTCATCGTGCCGCCGCGCAGCCGCATCGAGGAATACATCGCGGTGCTCAAGCAGATGCCCGACGAGGGCGTGCGCCTGGGTGAGATGCTGGTCAATGCCGGCACCGTGACCGCACACGAACTCGAAGCGGCGCTGCAACGCCAGGCCGACGCGCGCACCGCTGCCGCCGTGCTGGAGCCCACGGCCGCCACGCCGCTGCTGGGCGACATGCTGGTGCAGCAGGGCAGCGCCCCCGCCACCGTGGTGGAGGCCGCGCTCGACAAGCAGAAGCGCGCCCGCGACAGCAAGGCCCAGGAAGGCCAGTCGATCCGCATCGATGCCGACAAGCTCGACCGCCTGATCAACCTCGTGGGCGAACTCATCATCGCCTCGGCCGGCGCCAACCTGATCGCCCGCGCCACGCGCAATGTGGAGCTGCAGGAAGCCCACTCGGTGCTCGGCAACCTGGTGGAAGAAGTGCGCGACAGCGCGCTGCAGCTGCGCATGGTGAAGATCGGCGGCACCTTCAGCCGCTTCCAGCGCGTGGTGCACGACGTCTCGCGCGAGCTGGGCAAGGACATCCAGCTTCTCGTGAGCGGTGAAGACACCGAACTCGACAAGACGGTGGTCGAGAAGATCGGCGACCCGCTCACGCATCTCGTGCGCAACTCGATGGACCACGGCATCGAATCGCCCGAGCTGCGCGCCCAGCGCGGCAAGCCGGCGCGCGGCACCGTCAAGCTCAACGCGTACCACGACTCCGGCAGCATCGTGATCGAAGTCAGCGACGACGGCGGTGGCCTCAACCGCGACCGCATCCTCGCCAAGGCGGTGGAGCGCGGCCTGGTGGAGGCCGGCAAGACCTTGAGCGATGCCGAGATCTACGACCTCGTGTTCGAACCGGGCTTCTCCACCGCCGAGAAGGTGACCAACCTCTCCGGCCGCGGCGTCGGCATGGACGTGGTCAAGCGCAACATCACCGCGCTGCGCGGCAGCGTGAGCATCGGCAGCGAGCTGGGCCAAGGCACCACCGTCACCGTGCGGCTGCCGCTCACGCTGGCCATCATCAACGGCTTCCAGATCGGTGTGGGGCGCGCGGTGTTCGTGGTGCCGCTCGACGTGGTCGAGGAGTGCGTGGAGTTCAAGGACGACGGCGGCCAGCACGACTACGTGGACCTGCGCGGCCAGGTGCTGCCCTTCATCCGCATGCGCGAGTTCTTCGGCGTGGGGGGCCCGCGGAGTGCCCGGCCCAACATCGTGGTCGTCAAGCACGCCGGCCTGAAGTTCGGCCTGGTGGTCGACACCCTGCTCGGCGAAGCGCAGACCGTCATCAAGCCGCTCTCCAAGATGTTCGGCCAGGTGCGCGGCATCAGCGGCTCTTCCATCCTCGGCAGCGGTGACGTGGCCCTCATCCTCGACGTGCCGGCGCTGGCCCAGCACGCTTCGCCCCCTGCACGTGCCAGCGCATCGGCCCAGATCACGGCAGCGTCTGCCGACTGA
- a CDS encoding STAS domain-containing protein produces MASRKKAAAAAAQTLRIDGEFSIYRAAELKPVILQAVEASPVLEIDLSGVAEFDTAGVQLLLLAKRVAAERGHELRLVRHSAVVVDVLQLLDLAAHFGDPLVVAA; encoded by the coding sequence ATGGCATCGAGAAAAAAGGCAGCCGCCGCCGCCGCGCAGACGCTGCGCATCGACGGCGAGTTCAGCATCTACCGCGCCGCCGAGTTGAAGCCTGTGATCTTGCAGGCCGTCGAGGCCTCGCCGGTGCTCGAGATCGACCTGTCCGGTGTCGCCGAGTTCGACACCGCCGGCGTGCAGCTCCTGCTGCTCGCCAAGCGCGTGGCCGCCGAGCGTGGCCACGAGCTGCGCCTCGTGCGCCACAGCGCCGTCGTCGTCGACGTGCTGCAGCTGCTCGACCTGGCCGCCCACTTCGGCGACCCGCTGGTCGTCGCGGCCTGA
- a CDS encoding response regulator, producing MGKSILIVDDSASVRQVVSIALKQKGYDVIEGSDGKDALAKLTGQKVHLIISDVNMPNMDGISMVKAVKAMPAYKFTPIVMLTTESQEAKKREGQAAGAKAWIVKPFRPDQLLDVVQKLVLP from the coding sequence ATGGGCAAGAGCATCCTGATCGTCGACGACTCCGCCTCGGTGCGGCAGGTCGTGAGCATTGCGCTCAAACAAAAGGGCTATGACGTGATCGAGGGCAGCGACGGCAAGGACGCGCTCGCCAAGCTCACCGGCCAGAAGGTGCACCTCATCATCAGCGACGTGAACATGCCCAACATGGACGGCATCAGCATGGTGAAAGCCGTGAAGGCCATGCCGGCCTACAAGTTCACCCCCATCGTGATGCTGACCACCGAGTCGCAAGAGGCCAAGAAGCGCGAAGGCCAGGCGGCTGGCGCCAAGGCCTGGATCGTCAAGCCCTTCCGCCCCGACCAGCTGCTGGACGTGGTGCAGAAGCTCGTGCTCCCCTGA
- a CDS encoding methyl-accepting chemotaxis protein: MTTVSMTSTELAAEPARRLDTPGRRPFGATLRAFCAAWSGRLLGLAGAAAGLAFGAGAWPWVAAVALLGAGAWLDHHHAARARQARLDTERYLAGSGQLGRQLMPVWSGHIETSRLQMETAISSLSERFAGIVDRLDHAMKASDSAAGADHDSGGMAAMFASSQQELQAVLASLRQATESNNAMRGDVQGLSRFIEELRQMATDVAKIAAQTNLLAINAAIEAAHAGESGRSFSVLAQEVRKLSAESGETGRRMAEKVSVVADAIAQARESAEASASREAASISGCESSINSVLDGFRGVTEALAESADVLKRESLGIQADVCEALVQLQFQDRVSQVMTHVRQNIDMLPEHLAQGSETYEREGRLVPLDVPGLLAELEKTYAMAEERSTHGGGGSAGAPKNEEITFF, encoded by the coding sequence ATGACGACCGTCTCCATGACCTCCACCGAACTCGCGGCCGAACCGGCCCGACGGCTCGACACGCCTGGCCGGCGGCCTTTCGGCGCCACCCTGCGGGCCTTCTGCGCCGCTTGGTCGGGCCGGCTCCTGGGCCTGGCGGGTGCCGCGGCCGGCCTCGCCTTCGGCGCGGGCGCCTGGCCCTGGGTGGCCGCGGTGGCCCTGCTGGGCGCCGGGGCCTGGCTCGACCACCACCACGCCGCCCGCGCGCGGCAGGCCCGCCTCGACACCGAGCGCTATCTGGCAGGCAGCGGCCAGCTCGGCCGCCAGCTCATGCCGGTCTGGAGCGGCCACATCGAAACCTCGCGCCTGCAGATGGAAACCGCGATCTCGTCGTTGAGCGAGCGGTTCGCCGGCATCGTCGACCGGCTCGACCACGCGATGAAGGCGTCTGACAGCGCCGCCGGTGCCGACCACGATTCCGGCGGCATGGCCGCCATGTTCGCGAGCAGCCAGCAGGAGCTCCAGGCCGTGCTCGCCTCGCTGCGCCAGGCCACCGAAAGCAACAACGCCATGCGCGGCGACGTGCAGGGCCTGAGCCGATTCATCGAAGAGCTGCGCCAGATGGCCACCGACGTGGCCAAGATCGCCGCACAGACCAACCTGCTCGCCATCAACGCCGCCATCGAGGCCGCGCATGCGGGTGAGTCCGGCCGCAGCTTCTCGGTGCTGGCGCAAGAGGTGCGCAAGCTCTCGGCCGAGTCGGGCGAGACGGGCCGGCGCATGGCCGAGAAGGTGTCGGTCGTGGCCGACGCCATCGCCCAGGCGCGCGAAAGCGCCGAAGCCTCGGCCTCGCGCGAAGCCGCCTCGATCAGCGGCTGCGAGTCCTCGATCAACAGCGTGCTCGACGGCTTTCGCGGCGTGACCGAAGCGCTCGCCGAATCGGCCGACGTGCTCAAGCGCGAGAGCCTGGGCATCCAGGCCGACGTGTGCGAGGCCCTGGTGCAGCTGCAGTTCCAGGACCGCGTGAGCCAGGTCATGACGCACGTGCGCCAGAACATCGACATGCTGCCCGAGCACCTCGCGCAGGGCAGCGAGACCTACGAACGCGAAGGCCGCCTGGTGCCGCTCGACGTGCCCGGCCTCCTGGCCGAACTCGAGAAGACCTATGCGATGGCCGAAGAGCGCAGCACCCACGGCGGTGGCGGCTCGGCCGGCGCGCCCAAGAACGAAGAGATCACCTTTTTCTGA
- a CDS encoding LuxR family transcriptional regulator has protein sequence MQTWHLAPPSGARHDVQTSLAGLIGTVGSDAFAQTALGHVNRALHAGSWAVYRVWKDKAPVLHLSSAHGLRDTTRDCFAAYLDGLYRRDRTFDIAQAGTTLLRLSAHDIPNPDHREAIYKRHGVSERLSIAEPQPDGGVLAVNLYHHEHQGAFADGELQNFEQLAVGLLATVRRHLELTEAATPPRPDALQLRAALQRRHPEMPARELDVCARLLQGLSYDGIAADLGLSVATVKTYRRRAFERMGLHFKSELFAAFVGSV, from the coding sequence ATGCAGACCTGGCACCTCGCGCCGCCCAGTGGCGCCCGTCACGACGTGCAGACGAGCCTCGCCGGCCTGATCGGCACGGTGGGCAGCGACGCGTTCGCGCAGACGGCGCTCGGGCATGTGAACCGCGCGCTGCACGCCGGCTCGTGGGCGGTCTACCGGGTGTGGAAAGACAAGGCGCCGGTGCTGCACCTGTCGTCGGCGCACGGCCTGCGCGACACCACGCGCGACTGCTTCGCGGCCTACCTCGACGGCCTGTACCGCCGCGACCGCACCTTCGACATCGCCCAGGCCGGCACCACCCTACTGCGCCTCAGCGCGCACGACATCCCCAACCCCGACCACCGCGAGGCGATCTACAAGCGCCACGGCGTGAGCGAGCGCCTGTCGATCGCCGAGCCGCAGCCCGATGGCGGCGTGCTGGCGGTCAACCTCTACCACCACGAGCACCAGGGCGCGTTTGCCGACGGCGAGCTGCAGAACTTCGAGCAGCTGGCGGTGGGCCTGCTCGCCACCGTGCGCCGCCACCTCGAGCTCACCGAAGCGGCCACGCCGCCGCGGCCCGATGCGCTGCAACTGCGGGCCGCCCTGCAGCGCCGCCACCCCGAGATGCCCGCGCGCGAGCTCGACGTGTGCGCGCGGCTGCTGCAGGGCCTGAGCTACGACGGCATCGCCGCCGACCTGGGCCTCTCGGTGGCCACGGTGAAGACCTACCGCCGCCGCGCCTTCGAGCGCATGGGGCTGCACTTCAAGAGTGAGCTGTTTGCGGCGTTCGTGGGCTCGGTCTGA
- the rocD gene encoding ornithine--oxo-acid transaminase produces MTTAARAAALRHAQPAPPSPLHLEATYGAHNYHPLPIVLTRGAGAYLFDDTGRRYLDMMSAYSAVSFGHSHPALVHALTEQAGRLAVTSRAFHTDQLGPFLQQLCRMTGMARALPMNSGAEAVETAIKAARKWAYKVKRVPEGQAQILVAEGNFAGRTTTIVGFSSEAQYRDGFGPFAPGFASVPFGDAHALEAAITPHTAAFLVEPIQGEAGIVVPPPGYLAAVREICTRHKVLMICDEVQTGLGRTGALLACDHEGVKPDGLTLGKALGGGLLPVSAFLARDDVMAQFTPGDHGSTFGGNPLAAAVGHAALLLLEKEQLAQRAAEQGAYLMAQLRALAHPAITEVRGRGLLVGVEIDPAFASARQVCEALMHEGVLTKDTHHTVVRLAPPLVIEREQVDAAVQALGRVLQRL; encoded by the coding sequence ATGACCACCGCCGCCCGCGCCGCCGCCCTGCGCCACGCCCAGCCCGCGCCGCCTTCGCCGCTGCACCTCGAAGCCACCTACGGCGCGCACAACTACCACCCGCTGCCCATCGTGCTCACACGCGGCGCCGGGGCCTACCTGTTCGACGACACCGGCCGGCGCTACCTCGACATGATGTCGGCCTACTCGGCGGTGAGCTTCGGCCACAGCCACCCGGCGCTGGTGCACGCGCTCACCGAGCAGGCCGGCCGCCTCGCGGTCACGAGCCGGGCCTTCCACACCGACCAGCTCGGCCCCTTCCTGCAGCAGCTGTGCCGCATGACCGGCATGGCCCGGGCGCTGCCGATGAACAGCGGCGCCGAAGCGGTCGAGACGGCGATCAAGGCGGCGCGCAAATGGGCCTACAAGGTGAAGCGCGTGCCCGAGGGGCAGGCGCAGATCCTGGTGGCCGAGGGCAACTTCGCCGGGCGCACCACCACCATCGTCGGCTTCTCCAGCGAAGCGCAGTACCGCGACGGCTTCGGCCCCTTCGCCCCGGGCTTCGCGAGCGTGCCCTTCGGCGACGCGCACGCGCTCGAGGCGGCGATCACGCCGCACACCGCGGCCTTCCTCGTCGAGCCCATCCAGGGCGAGGCGGGCATCGTCGTGCCGCCCCCCGGCTACCTGGCCGCGGTGCGCGAGATCTGCACCCGCCACAAGGTGCTCATGATCTGCGACGAGGTGCAGACCGGCCTCGGCCGCACCGGCGCGCTGCTCGCCTGCGACCACGAAGGCGTGAAGCCCGACGGGCTCACGCTCGGCAAGGCGCTGGGCGGCGGCCTGCTGCCGGTGAGCGCCTTCCTCGCGCGCGACGACGTGATGGCGCAGTTCACCCCCGGCGACCACGGCAGCACCTTCGGCGGCAACCCGCTGGCCGCGGCCGTGGGCCACGCCGCCTTGTTGTTATTGGAGAAGGAGCAGCTCGCGCAACGCGCCGCCGAGCAGGGGGCTTACCTGATGGCGCAGCTGCGTGCCCTCGCCCACCCGGCCATCACCGAGGTGCGGGGGCGTGGCCTGCTGGTGGGCGTGGAGATCGACCCGGCCTTCGCCTCGGCGCGCCAGGTGTGCGAGGCGCTCATGCACGAAGGCGTGCTGACCAAGGACACGCACCACACCGTCGTGCGCTTAGCGCCGCCGCTCGTCATCGAGCGTGAGCAGGTCGACGCGGCGGTGCAGGCGCTGGGGCGGGTGTTGCAGCGCCTGTAA
- a CDS encoding Lrp/AsnC family transcriptional regulator — protein sequence MPQAPIDKLDRKILTALQADGRASNVELAAQVHLSAPQCFRRVRALEERGVLRGYRAMVQPEALGLGVMAYVSLNIDGGQFGRVREIEADIRSFPQILECHTISGDSDYLLKVVARDLKSLSQFLTDQLMQVPGVDDVRSMICLEEVKAPSPLPVDL from the coding sequence ATGCCGCAAGCCCCCATCGACAAGCTCGACCGCAAGATTCTCACGGCCTTGCAGGCCGATGGCCGCGCCAGCAACGTGGAGCTGGCCGCGCAGGTGCACCTCTCGGCGCCCCAATGCTTTCGCCGCGTCAGAGCGCTCGAGGAGCGCGGCGTGCTGCGCGGCTACCGGGCGATGGTGCAACCCGAGGCGCTGGGCCTGGGCGTGATGGCCTACGTGAGCCTCAACATCGACGGCGGCCAGTTCGGCCGCGTGCGCGAGATCGAGGCCGACATCCGAAGCTTTCCGCAGATCCTCGAATGCCACACGATCTCGGGCGACAGTGACTACTTGCTCAAGGTGGTGGCGCGAGACCTCAAGAGCCTGAGCCAGTTCCTCACCGACCAGCTGATGCAGGTGCCCGGTGTGGACGACGTGCGCTCGATGATCTGCCTGGAAGAGGTGAAGGCGCCCTCGCCGCTGCCGGTCGATTTGTAG